From a region of the Lentilactobacillus curieae genome:
- a CDS encoding Cof-type HAD-IIB family hydrolase: MYKGVVFFDLDGTLFDDDKNVSQQNIDAIQELKRNDILPIISTGRNIFEIDYVLNATKIDSIVSANGSFVQYEGKKLDAEIVPREVIEDLLEFARRQGDVVAFYNDREFALTADNDLTVENYKLLRLETQVDPKWYLKHDVNFMCVFNYDKDKRYQDKFEGELSLVRNNPRCMDTMNWGVSKQTGIQTLMEKAGLQGVPSYAFGDQLNDLQMFAEVDHPVSMGNGHEKAKAAAEYITDTNMDGGIVKGLRHYGLIK; encoded by the coding sequence TTGTATAAAGGTGTAGTATTTTTTGATTTGGATGGAACGTTGTTTGATGATGACAAAAATGTCTCTCAACAGAACATTGATGCGATTCAAGAATTGAAGCGTAATGATATTTTGCCAATTATTTCTACTGGTAGAAATATTTTTGAAATTGATTACGTGCTAAACGCAACCAAAATCGATTCAATCGTTAGTGCCAATGGGAGCTTTGTTCAGTATGAAGGTAAGAAGCTAGATGCTGAAATAGTTCCAAGAGAAGTGATTGAAGACTTACTTGAATTTGCAAGACGCCAGGGGGATGTCGTGGCGTTCTACAATGACCGTGAGTTCGCACTGACAGCGGATAATGATTTAACAGTTGAGAATTATAAGTTGCTACGATTGGAAACTCAGGTAGATCCAAAGTGGTACTTAAAACATGATGTCAACTTCATGTGTGTTTTCAATTATGATAAGGACAAACGCTATCAAGATAAATTTGAAGGCGAACTATCATTAGTTAGAAATAATCCACGTTGTATGGATACAATGAACTGGGGTGTTTCCAAACAAACTGGGATTCAGACTTTGATGGAAAAAGCTGGTTTGCAAGGAGTTCCGTCGTATGCGTTTGGTGATCAGTTAAATGATCTTCAGATGTTTGCTGAAGTTGATCACCCAGTTTCAATGGGGAACGGCCATGAAAAGGCTAAGGCAGCTGCTGAATATATTACTGACACTAATATGGATGGCGGGATTGTTAAGGGCTTACGCCACTATGGATTGATTAAATAA
- the pgmB gene encoding beta-phosphoglucomutase — MAKFSDIKGFVFDLDGVITDTSVFHSQAWHQVADKVGAPWSKELEDGLKGISRMDSLEMILKAGNVSDKYTDDEKVDLATEKNTNYLKLVDQMTPDNILPGIKEFLDDLKSNGYLISLASASKNAPKVLSKLQLADYFPEIVDPKSLSKGKPDPEIYLKGAELINLNPEQCIGVEDAAAGVESINAANETSIGIGDPQVLSAADVKFNDTSEMTLANIKNQMD; from the coding sequence ATGGCAAAATTTAGTGATATTAAAGGATTTGTATTTGATTTAGATGGTGTAATTACTGATACTTCCGTATTCCACAGTCAAGCATGGCATCAAGTTGCTGACAAAGTCGGTGCACCTTGGTCTAAGGAGCTGGAAGACGGCCTCAAGGGAATCAGTCGCATGGATTCCTTAGAAATGATTCTTAAGGCTGGTAACGTTAGTGACAAGTACACTGATGACGAAAAGGTCGACCTAGCTACCGAAAAGAACACTAACTACTTGAAATTAGTTGACCAAATGACACCAGATAACATTCTACCTGGCATCAAAGAATTTCTTGATGATTTAAAATCAAATGGCTACTTGATCTCATTGGCATCTGCTTCAAAGAACGCCCCCAAAGTGCTAAGTAAGTTACAATTAGCTGATTACTTCCCAGAGATTGTTGATCCAAAGAGTCTTTCAAAGGGTAAACCAGACCCTGAGATCTACTTAAAAGGCGCTGAACTAATCAACCTTAACCCAGAACAATGTATCGGTGTTGAGGATGCAGCTGCTGGAGTTGAATCAATCAACGCCGCCAACGAAACATCAATCGGAATTGGTGACCCACAAGTTTTAAGTGCAGCTGACGTGAAGTTTAATGATACTAGTGAAATGACACTAGCAAATATTAAGAACCAAATGGATTAA
- the pepV gene encoding dipeptidase PepV yields MTIDWKSLANNYQEDYLADLSELISIASVRDDDNATDEYPLGEGPTKAMEKFLSFGERDGFKTVKLDNTVGYIEYGEGDKTLAIQSHADVMPAGDGWKTEPFEMTIIDGLAYGRGTSDDKGPGLAAYYGLWMLKDQGVTPKLKIRLIIGTDEESDWTGMKHYFDVEPQPTFGFSPDAEFPLINGEKGNATYEIKFGSKNGEEFRLKNFDSGLRTNMVPGKAEALVETDDNQKFVDAFTDYLDKNPVAGDVKAIGDGVSVHVTGKQAHAMEPNNGINAGTYLANFLSQFSFSGDAEKFLKLAGVTLHDDSRAHNIAANYTDDVMGDLTMNVGILKFSETDGGLINTNFRYPKGSSDEIILNNLKKVADDVDELSHMVPHYVAKDDPIVSTLLGVYERQTGETNVEPEVVGGGTYARLMDRGVAFGALFPGTEDTMHQANEFQPVSDLIKAMAIYGESIYELSQEG; encoded by the coding sequence ATGACAATTGATTGGAAGTCATTAGCAAACAACTATCAAGAAGATTACTTAGCTGACTTAAGTGAATTGATTAGCATCGCTAGTGTCCGCGATGATGATAACGCTACAGATGAATACCCACTTGGTGAAGGCCCAACCAAGGCAATGGAGAAATTTTTGTCATTTGGTGAAAGGGATGGATTCAAAACAGTTAAACTGGATAACACTGTTGGCTATATCGAATACGGTGAGGGTGATAAGACACTTGCCATCCAATCTCACGCGGACGTTATGCCAGCTGGGGACGGTTGGAAAACTGAGCCGTTCGAAATGACCATTATTGATGGTTTGGCATACGGTCGGGGAACCTCCGATGATAAGGGACCCGGATTGGCAGCCTATTACGGTCTCTGGATGTTAAAGGACCAGGGTGTTACCCCTAAGCTGAAGATTCGCTTGATTATCGGGACTGATGAAGAAAGTGACTGGACAGGGATGAAGCATTACTTTGATGTTGAACCCCAACCAACATTTGGTTTTTCACCAGATGCTGAATTTCCACTGATTAACGGTGAAAAGGGAAACGCTACTTACGAAATCAAATTTGGTAGCAAAAATGGTGAAGAATTCCGTTTGAAGAATTTCGATTCTGGTTTGAGAACTAACATGGTTCCAGGAAAAGCGGAAGCGCTGGTTGAAACGGATGACAATCAAAAATTTGTGGATGCGTTCACAGATTACCTAGATAAGAATCCGGTCGCGGGTGACGTTAAAGCTATTGGTGATGGTGTTTCCGTCCACGTTACAGGTAAGCAGGCCCACGCGATGGAGCCTAATAACGGAATTAATGCCGGGACCTACTTGGCTAACTTCCTAAGCCAGTTTAGTTTTAGTGGGGATGCCGAAAAATTCTTGAAACTAGCAGGGGTGACTTTGCATGATGATTCTCGAGCTCACAACATTGCAGCCAACTATACGGATGATGTAATGGGTGACTTGACCATGAATGTCGGTATTCTTAAGTTTAGTGAGACCGATGGTGGTTTAATTAATACTAATTTTAGATATCCTAAAGGTAGTTCAGATGAGATTATCTTGAATAATCTCAAAAAAGTTGCTGACGATGTAGATGAACTTTCACACATGGTACCGCACTATGTAGCCAAGGATGACCCAATTGTCTCGACGTTGCTAGGAGTTTACGAACGGCAAACCGGTGAGACTAACGTTGAACCAGAAGTTGTTGGTGGTGGAACTTATGCTCGCCTTATGGATCGTGGAGTTGCTTTTGGAGCACTCTTCCCAGGGACAGAAGATACCATGCATCAAGCAAATGAATTTCAGCCCGTTAGCGACCTGATCAAAGCCATGGCTATTTATGGTGAATCAATCTACGAACTTTCTCAAGAGGGCTAG
- a CDS encoding universal stress protein has translation MFDFNYSNVVVGVDGSKASDRAFKKAMIIAEHNQARLAVIAVINDRDVLGVNKGASIGFGAVNPTAVENLKVQIQSMVSNYVEIAKDRGLNAVGAIDYGDPREILTSTALSDYHADALVVGATGAGIVSRLTMGSTAAYVVTHSPVDVFVVRTDQKL, from the coding sequence ATGTTCGATTTTAATTATTCAAATGTAGTTGTTGGAGTTGATGGTTCCAAAGCATCCGATAGGGCGTTTAAAAAGGCCATGATTATTGCTGAACATAATCAAGCCCGCTTGGCAGTGATTGCAGTGATCAATGATCGAGATGTGCTTGGAGTTAATAAAGGGGCATCGATTGGTTTTGGTGCAGTCAACCCAACTGCCGTTGAAAATCTTAAAGTTCAAATTCAGTCAATGGTTAGTAACTATGTTGAAATTGCAAAAGACCGCGGCTTAAATGCTGTAGGGGCAATTGATTATGGAGATCCTCGCGAAATATTGACTTCCACAGCCTTGTCTGATTACCATGCAGACGCTTTAGTTGTAGGAGCAACTGGTGCCGGAATTGTCAGTCGATTGACAATGGGATCAACGGCTGCTTACGTTGTTACTCATTCACCCGTTGATGTTTTTGTGGTCCGAACCGATCAAAAATTATAA
- a CDS encoding glycoside hydrolase family 65 protein — translation MRTFAIKAREGVLEINYSENSNQPPFRKFIITYNPELSIGENLESIKSALTGLPIDAGIIENSLNYDFSDTIIGINHQKIDIGLAITNMLNVPVVNMQTVNEIGLEKAVKDKSEYLKWHLDYYGEYSGKRNYGQEAMLTIGNGYFGLRGAFVESNADQDNYPGMYIAGFFNQLTTKINDHDVINEDLVNLPNSQFITFGVDQQEPFKIKPEDIQDIYRSLDLKTGVLTTTLHVQLSTGHVLEIRAQKVANMTNYHRFAIKYEVKPINFSGSLQIYTKIDGSVQNRNVERYNDFNQQHLDIVGMSAHDDQISMRGRTKTSKVEFVINSKLTSIDCDTKSIIDTATENQVISQTLNLDVDPNKTYTFEKNISVFTSEQPDDELDVKARKDLDASSFADTLKDSQKFYDHVWHTSDIQIEHDITSQRLTRVNIFHLMVSGSALATGDLDASTGARGLHGEAYRGHIFWDVTFDLPFYALHFPKIARQCLMYRYNRLNPARDYAKSEDKDGAMYPWQSGMYGDEQSQFVHLNPVSGKWDPDNSRLQRHVSISVAYDVITYVHISGDLKFMKDYGLEMLLSITKFWISMASYNKTADRYDIKEVMGPDEFHEEYPNSDERGLTNNAYTNIMVSWLFEKVNDLINNHEDTVKPIFAKADFSDADQAKMNDIAHKLRLDISEEGIIGQFEGYFKLSKLNFESYRKKYGDISRIDRLLKGEGKSPDAYQVAKQADTLMAYYELPASEIERVINQLGYQLPDNYFTKNLRYYLDRTTHGSTLSRIVYSVLDELDGNMDQSWQLFSTALFSDYYDIQGGTTAEGIHLGVMGATLQIETRNYGGVSTDGENISINPHLPKLWTKLSFKHLFQGVTYTFTIDHNNVEVKADADTNVSVKGKNYSLTKNKAQKINYR, via the coding sequence ATGAGAACATTCGCCATAAAAGCACGCGAAGGTGTGCTCGAAATCAACTACTCAGAGAATTCGAATCAGCCACCCTTCAGAAAATTCATCATTACATACAATCCAGAACTCTCCATTGGTGAGAACTTGGAAAGTATTAAATCCGCATTAACAGGGTTACCCATTGACGCAGGAATTATCGAGAATTCATTGAACTATGATTTTTCTGACACGATCATCGGAATCAACCATCAAAAAATTGATATCGGTTTAGCAATTACGAACATGCTTAACGTGCCAGTCGTAAACATGCAGACTGTAAACGAAATCGGCCTAGAAAAAGCCGTTAAGGATAAGTCAGAGTATCTTAAATGGCACCTTGATTATTACGGTGAATACAGCGGTAAGAGAAATTATGGTCAAGAAGCAATGTTGACAATCGGAAATGGTTACTTCGGGCTGCGGGGAGCATTCGTCGAATCCAATGCAGATCAAGACAATTATCCTGGAATGTACATCGCTGGCTTCTTTAACCAGTTAACAACTAAGATAAATGATCACGATGTCATCAATGAAGATTTAGTTAATCTACCTAATAGCCAATTCATTACATTTGGCGTTGACCAACAGGAACCCTTTAAAATCAAGCCTGAGGATATTCAGGATATCTACCGAAGCCTCGATTTGAAGACTGGGGTCCTTACGACTACACTTCACGTTCAACTGTCGACTGGTCACGTGCTTGAAATCCGTGCTCAAAAAGTTGCCAACATGACTAACTACCATCGCTTTGCAATAAAGTATGAAGTTAAACCAATCAACTTTTCTGGTAGCCTTCAAATATATACAAAGATTGACGGTAGTGTTCAAAACCGCAATGTTGAGCGATACAACGACTTCAATCAACAACACTTGGACATTGTCGGAATGTCAGCGCATGATGATCAAATTTCAATGCGTGGTCGCACGAAGACCTCAAAGGTTGAGTTTGTCATCAATTCTAAGCTGACAAGTATCGACTGCGACACAAAGAGCATCATTGATACTGCAACTGAAAACCAAGTTATTAGTCAAACATTAAATTTGGATGTTGATCCAAATAAAACTTATACATTTGAGAAAAACATCTCTGTCTTTACTAGTGAACAACCAGATGATGAATTAGACGTAAAGGCTCGTAAGGATCTGGATGCTTCATCTTTCGCCGACACTTTAAAGGACAGTCAGAAGTTCTACGATCACGTTTGGCACACTTCAGACATCCAAATTGAACACGATATCACCTCTCAACGGTTGACTCGGGTCAACATTTTTCACTTAATGGTATCAGGCTCAGCACTTGCAACTGGAGATTTGGATGCATCAACCGGTGCTCGTGGACTTCACGGTGAAGCTTATCGGGGACATATTTTTTGGGACGTCACCTTTGACTTGCCATTCTATGCACTTCATTTCCCAAAGATTGCCCGTCAATGCCTAATGTATCGATACAACCGCCTGAATCCTGCCAGAGATTACGCAAAGAGCGAGGACAAGGATGGAGCAATGTATCCTTGGCAATCAGGGATGTATGGTGATGAACAGTCACAGTTTGTTCATTTGAACCCAGTTAGCGGTAAGTGGGATCCAGATAATAGCCGCCTTCAACGTCACGTTTCAATTTCAGTAGCCTACGACGTAATCACTTACGTTCATATTTCCGGTGACTTGAAATTTATGAAGGACTATGGATTGGAGATGCTCCTTTCAATCACCAAATTCTGGATCAGTATGGCCAGTTATAACAAAACTGCCGACCGTTATGATATTAAAGAAGTCATGGGACCAGATGAATTTCATGAGGAGTACCCTAACTCTGATGAGCGTGGATTAACCAATAACGCATACACTAACATCATGGTTTCTTGGTTATTTGAAAAAGTTAACGATCTTATCAATAACCATGAAGACACCGTTAAACCAATCTTTGCCAAGGCAGACTTCTCTGATGCTGATCAAGCCAAAATGAATGATATTGCTCATAAACTTCGCCTAGACATCAGCGAAGAAGGAATTATCGGTCAATTTGAAGGATACTTCAAGCTTTCAAAACTAAACTTTGAGTCATACCGCAAGAAATACGGTGATATTTCTAGAATCGACCGTCTATTAAAGGGTGAAGGTAAATCTCCAGATGCATACCAAGTTGCTAAACAAGCAGATACCTTGATGGCTTACTACGAATTACCCGCAAGCGAAATCGAACGTGTAATCAACCAGCTTGGTTATCAATTACCAGACAATTACTTCACAAAGAATTTGCGATACTACCTTGATAGAACTACTCACGGTTCAACCCTTTCAAGAATCGTTTATTCAGTCCTTGACGAATTAGACGGTAACATGGATCAATCATGGCAACTATTCTCTACCGCCCTCTTCTCTGATTATTACGATATTCAAGGAGGAACCACGGCGGAAGGAATCCACTTGGGAGTTATGGGAGCTACCTTGCAAATTGAAACTCGTAACTATGGTGGTGTCTCAACCGATGGTGAAAACATTTCAATAAACCCTCACCTACCAAAGCTTTGGACAAAGTTGTCATTCAAACACCTCTTCCAAGGGGTCACATACACGTTTACCATTGATCACAATAATGTAGAAGTTAAGGCGGATGCAGATACTAATGTTTCAGTCAAAGGTAAAAACTATTCATTAACCAAGAATAAGGCTCAAAAAATTAATTACCGTTAA
- a CDS encoding deoxynucleoside kinase: MVIITAGMIGVGKTTLTGKIAEHLGTKAFFEPVGDNPVLPLYYSDQKQYGFLLQIYFLNKRFSMIKQALSDDNNVLDRSIYEDALFTKENNAEGNITDTELSVYLTLLDNMMNELKQMPKKAPDLLVYADSDFDTIKYRIKKRGRDYEQFDDNPDLEKYYFKMWTAYKKWFDEYDVSPKMKIDLQKYDLSIPGNIDIVLGQIDEKLAEIRKPAEEQAM; this comes from the coding sequence ATGGTGATAATCACAGCAGGAATGATTGGTGTCGGTAAGACGACACTTACGGGGAAAATTGCAGAGCATCTGGGTACTAAAGCATTTTTTGAACCAGTTGGTGACAACCCGGTTCTCCCACTTTACTATTCAGATCAGAAACAATACGGTTTTCTGTTGCAAATTTACTTCCTCAACAAGCGTTTCTCAATGATCAAACAAGCACTAAGCGATGACAACAACGTTCTTGATCGTTCCATCTATGAAGATGCTTTGTTTACAAAAGAGAATAACGCTGAAGGTAACATTACGGACACAGAACTGTCTGTTTACCTTACTCTGCTCGACAACATGATGAACGAGCTAAAGCAAATGCCCAAAAAAGCACCAGACCTACTAGTGTACGCAGATAGTGATTTTGATACTATCAAGTACAGAATCAAAAAACGTGGTCGGGACTATGAGCAATTTGACGACAATCCAGACCTTGAAAAGTATTATTTCAAGATGTGGACTGCGTACAAAAAATGGTTTGACGAATATGACGTCAGCCCAAAGATGAAAATTGACTTGCAAAAATACGATTTATCGATTCCTGGAAATATTGATATTGTATTGGGTCAAATTGATGAAAAACTGGCTGAGATTAGAAAGCCAGCAGAAGAACAAGCAATGTAA
- a CDS encoding putative polysaccharide biosynthesis protein, with protein sequence MNEIDNSQGDASRDKMLSGSAWMTAGSIFSRILGAIYIIPWRQWFGDYFYRGNALYGFGYNIYSFVLIVAIAGIPSAIAKQVSHYNAMNEYGVGIRIYKRGLVLSAALGIISASILYFGAPLLDGGNANVIPVLHSLAWAVLIIPTMSLTRGYFQGYQEMAPSAISQFVEQLARVIYMLATAYIIMEVLHGNWVTAVSQSTFAAFIGAAFGTLTLGFYYFKRRAHFRGLVANSNNQIRVEPKQLYQEIIAQSVPFIILGAGITIFQLIDQYTFFPIMRNISGFSETEISDLFAMFAANSNKLIMISISLASALAVTAVPLLSEALTNGNKTQIKSQNTNVLSMFMFTMIPAALGMAAIAGPLNRAFYGAQYRSLAANVLTVSSIVSILMGLFVVTSAVMQGLSENKRAVKYFFIGTAVKLIVQWPLIHFLGVFGPLISTAIGLLVANYLILRYLKGHFGYDTKALNATFVHVGVGSLLMYVVAVIMVYIGNMLISIFANPYGTIASAIVAVISAVVGGFIYLYITLKTRTADVILGARSDSLRAKLRIR encoded by the coding sequence ATGAATGAGATTGATAATTCGCAAGGGGATGCCTCTAGGGATAAAATGCTATCCGGTTCTGCATGGATGACTGCAGGAAGTATTTTCTCTAGAATTTTAGGAGCAATTTATATTATTCCTTGGCGCCAATGGTTTGGCGATTATTTCTACCGTGGAAATGCACTTTATGGGTTTGGATATAATATTTACAGTTTTGTCCTGATTGTAGCGATTGCGGGTATCCCTTCTGCAATTGCTAAACAAGTTTCCCATTATAATGCCATGAATGAGTACGGGGTTGGGATTAGAATTTATAAACGCGGATTGGTTTTATCAGCTGCGTTAGGGATAATTTCCGCCTCAATTCTGTATTTTGGAGCGCCGTTGTTGGATGGGGGCAACGCTAACGTAATTCCCGTTTTGCACTCCCTTGCTTGGGCGGTGTTGATTATTCCAACCATGAGTTTGACCCGTGGATATTTCCAGGGGTATCAAGAGATGGCACCATCAGCAATTTCTCAATTTGTTGAACAATTAGCAAGAGTTATTTATATGTTGGCAACTGCCTACATAATTATGGAAGTTCTTCACGGTAACTGGGTAACTGCTGTTTCACAATCAACATTTGCTGCGTTTATTGGAGCGGCATTTGGAACATTAACTCTAGGCTTTTATTACTTTAAACGCCGCGCCCATTTCAGAGGTTTGGTTGCTAACAGTAATAATCAAATTCGGGTTGAGCCCAAGCAATTATATCAAGAGATAATTGCTCAATCCGTTCCGTTTATCATCTTGGGTGCCGGAATTACAATTTTTCAGTTGATTGATCAGTATACTTTTTTCCCAATTATGAGAAATATTTCTGGCTTTTCTGAAACAGAGATCAGCGATTTGTTCGCAATGTTTGCGGCCAACTCAAACAAACTGATAATGATTTCAATCTCTTTGGCTTCAGCATTGGCAGTGACTGCAGTACCACTTTTGTCAGAGGCACTAACCAATGGGAATAAAACTCAAATCAAATCTCAGAATACAAATGTGTTATCAATGTTTATGTTCACAATGATTCCTGCTGCTTTAGGAATGGCTGCGATTGCGGGGCCGCTTAACCGTGCTTTTTACGGAGCTCAGTATCGATCTTTAGCAGCCAATGTTTTAACGGTCTCATCAATCGTTTCTATTTTAATGGGCTTGTTTGTTGTCACGTCTGCTGTAATGCAGGGACTGTCAGAGAACAAACGAGCAGTTAAGTACTTCTTCATTGGAACTGCTGTTAAATTAATTGTTCAGTGGCCTCTGATTCACTTCTTAGGTGTTTTTGGACCGCTAATTTCAACTGCGATTGGATTATTGGTTGCTAACTATCTCATTTTAAGATACTTAAAAGGTCACTTTGGGTATGATACTAAAGCACTTAACGCTACTTTTGTACACGTAGGTGTCGGCTCGCTCTTGATGTATGTGGTTGCTGTAATCATGGTGTATATTGGCAATATGTTGATTTCAATTTTTGCCAATCCTTATGGCACGATTGCAAGTGCAATTGTGGCCGTTATTTCAGCAGTAGTCGGTGGATTCATTTACTTGTATATTACATTGAAAACCCGAACTGCGGATGTGATTCTTGGGGCACGTAGCGATAGTTTGAGAGCTAAATTAAGAATAAGGTAG
- the mscL gene encoding large-conductance mechanosensitive channel protein MscL translates to MFKEFKDFITRGNVVDMAVGVIIGGAFTAIVTSLNNNLINPLIGIFVGKLDLSSLTFKVGDATFKYGAFINSLINFVIVAFVVFLLIKLINKLTKNKQDSSAGPDQQVVLLSEIRDLLKKDNQDDTKIN, encoded by the coding sequence ATGTTTAAAGAATTTAAAGACTTTATCACACGGGGAAACGTTGTTGATATGGCTGTTGGTGTCATTATTGGTGGTGCTTTTACTGCCATTGTCACTTCGTTAAACAACAATTTGATCAATCCATTAATTGGAATCTTCGTTGGTAAACTTGATTTATCAAGCCTAACTTTCAAGGTTGGGGATGCAACATTCAAGTACGGGGCATTTATCAACTCGTTAATCAACTTTGTTATTGTGGCGTTTGTTGTATTCTTGTTAATCAAGCTGATCAACAAGTTAACAAAGAACAAACAAGACTCATCTGCTGGTCCTGACCAACAAGTTGTGCTGTTGTCAGAAATTAGAGACCTATTAAAAAAAGATAATCAAGACGATACCAAAATTAATTAA
- a CDS encoding NAD(P)H-hydrate dehydratase: MQKITNDILKIIKKRPANSYKGTFGRIVLIGGNQNFGGAIMMATMAAVYSGAGLVTAVTDKSNQSSLHSHTPEAMFQDIDDLDAVMKLVSQANVVVIGPGLGTEPRSVSVLKELFNQVKTGQTLVIDGSALTIVAEQKLSLPTNSTNVLTPHQMEWQRVSGIEIKNQSPELNQAAAERLNVIAVVKSSRTEVCSPHQEVAENTVGTPAQATGGMGDTLAGLVGGFICQFGNQADVVKAAVYTHSAIAEQLAKTQYVVLPHQISQAIPEFMKKNEH; the protein is encoded by the coding sequence ATGCAAAAAATTACAAATGATATTCTAAAGATAATAAAAAAAAGACCAGCAAATAGTTACAAGGGAACCTTTGGACGAATCGTTTTGATTGGTGGAAATCAGAACTTTGGTGGGGCAATTATGATGGCAACAATGGCTGCAGTTTATTCTGGAGCCGGATTGGTAACTGCAGTTACTGACAAGAGTAACCAAAGTAGTCTACATAGTCACACTCCAGAAGCAATGTTCCAAGACATTGATGATTTAGATGCCGTTATGAAACTTGTAAGCCAAGCAAACGTAGTCGTAATTGGACCTGGCTTAGGCACCGAGCCCCGCAGCGTTTCAGTTCTAAAGGAATTATTCAACCAAGTAAAAACTGGTCAAACTTTAGTGATTGATGGTTCAGCGTTAACCATTGTGGCTGAACAAAAATTATCACTTCCAACCAATTCGACTAACGTGTTGACCCCTCACCAAATGGAATGGCAACGGGTTTCTGGCATAGAGATCAAGAATCAGTCCCCAGAGTTGAACCAAGCTGCTGCTGAACGGCTTAACGTAATCGCAGTCGTTAAATCAAGTCGCACAGAGGTTTGTAGCCCTCACCAGGAAGTTGCTGAAAACACAGTAGGCACTCCCGCCCAAGCCACAGGTGGTATGGGTGACACCCTCGCTGGATTAGTCGGTGGTTTTATTTGTCAGTTTGGTAATCAGGCTGATGTTGTTAAAGCGGCAGTGTACACACACAGTGCCATTGCCGAACAACTAGCTAAAACACAGTACGTAGTGCTGCCACACCAAATTTCTCAAGCAATTCCAGAGTTTATGAAAAAAAATGAGCATTAA